One genomic region from Chthonomonas calidirosea T49 encodes:
- a CDS encoding TolB family protein has translation MQRYSLLQRGGRQLIWLCLLISWVGCGVTKSPSQKAKLSSLGFRDIAPRWSHDGRYIAFLRALTNGQYQLCVVDARLHHVVPLLRPEIINPDRPFNASRESYSSPDGLAWSPDDRRLAIERTEWFRFEDGERMPGTGLWLLDIASGALTPLALHKTPYHSLFYFYHTPVWSPDGRYMAFVGEGVNGQRAIFVHPLHAHQLPQEIPPRFDAYTQSDWPVWRPMLPSHANSQPVLAFRQGIVHALAAPNTETIRRLQPGSAQLGAAAEIVRVRARDYLATLPAKQRFPNIALRISGIVWRPDGRALAFALTPDALDFHRYEIWTVDAQGRHLRRISPRDGRGYFAPEWIGLNKVGALSPHGSRFDVVVFDLSTGQHWVVGTIDSADMDWSPDRAYIVYATAQNRLLGERGTTLKLLETGLYAATQVASTRVPLGRLLIKKE, from the coding sequence ATGCAGAGATATTCTCTGTTACAGAGAGGAGGCAGACAGCTCATTTGGCTCTGCCTCCTCATCAGTTGGGTGGGATGTGGCGTTACGAAATCTCCTAGCCAAAAGGCAAAGCTAAGCTCTTTGGGTTTCCGCGACATCGCACCCCGTTGGTCACACGACGGACGGTACATCGCCTTTTTGCGAGCTCTAACGAATGGGCAGTACCAGTTGTGCGTGGTGGATGCTAGGCTACACCATGTCGTTCCGTTATTGCGGCCGGAGATTATCAATCCCGACCGACCTTTTAATGCAAGTAGGGAGAGCTACAGCAGCCCCGATGGGCTTGCATGGTCGCCTGATGACCGTCGGCTGGCCATAGAGCGCACGGAGTGGTTCCGATTTGAGGATGGTGAACGGATGCCTGGCACTGGGTTGTGGTTGCTGGATATTGCGAGTGGTGCCCTTACCCCACTTGCATTGCATAAAACACCTTATCACTCCCTGTTCTACTTCTACCATACCCCCGTATGGTCGCCCGATGGCCGTTATATGGCGTTTGTTGGGGAGGGGGTCAACGGACAGAGAGCCATTTTCGTGCATCCGCTCCACGCCCATCAGCTACCGCAGGAGATTCCCCCACGTTTCGACGCCTATACCCAAAGCGATTGGCCTGTTTGGCGCCCAATGCTGCCCTCGCATGCCAACTCCCAACCTGTTTTGGCCTTTCGTCAAGGGATCGTGCATGCCCTTGCCGCGCCCAACACGGAAACGATACGCCGGCTTCAGCCCGGAAGTGCTCAGCTAGGTGCGGCTGCAGAGATCGTGAGAGTGCGCGCACGAGACTATCTGGCTACACTGCCAGCGAAGCAACGTTTTCCCAATATTGCTCTGCGGATCAGCGGCATCGTGTGGAGGCCAGACGGACGTGCGCTAGCTTTTGCGCTTACTCCTGACGCTCTGGATTTCCATCGGTATGAGATATGGACGGTAGATGCACAAGGTCGTCATCTAAGGCGCATTAGCCCACGCGATGGCAGGGGCTATTTTGCGCCCGAGTGGATCGGGCTCAACAAGGTGGGAGCGCTGTCACCGCATGGCTCACGCTTTGACGTGGTCGTATTTGATCTCAGTACAGGACAGCACTGGGTTGTAGGAACGATAGACAGCGCCGACATGGATTGGTCACCCGATCGGGCCTATATTGTCTATGCCACTGCACAAAACCGTCTGTTAGGTGAGAGAGGAACGACGTTGAAACTGCTAGAAACTGGGCTATATGCTGCGACGCAAGTGGCTTCGACGCGCGTTCCGCTAGGGAGGCTTTTGATCAAGAAGGAGTAG